agtaaaaaagtttTAATACATTAAGTGTCAGTCCCATTTACTTCTCAGTGGAGAGCAATGCCAGTTCCAGTTCTCTTTTAAAGAAAAGTATcatcttaacaaaaaaaaaaaacaaaaaaaaaaaaaaaagaagaagaatatagAAGACTCTTCCTACTTGgcacagtatttatttatgcagTCAGCATTGTCTCCACCACAATTGGATCAGTCAACAAGAAAAATGGTAAATATGGAAACGCAGGGATGGGTATCATTAGGTACTCTGCGGTTTGGTACTTTATCAATACTCTTATCggttcattttatttctttgcacaaaaaaaaaaagaaaaaaataagaacactgtggaaaaggaaaactttttttctgctgttgccctctttttttaatcagtatttATTATGTAATATGCACACAATGTGAGTAAAGATTTTTCTCAgcatgggggagagagagagagagagagagagagagagagagagagagagagagagagagagaatttcttAAGTAACACGGATGGAAAGGATGAAGGCTAAACTAAATGGTTAGCTTTCATTAACAGCGTAGCCTAAGTGAACTCCACAGGCGGCACCAGTGTAGTGTAACTATGGTACACCTGCTGTGTGCATGAGGATGGGACCGAGTGGGGCTGTGAAGCGAGCAAAGCAGTTTAAACCTGCACATTTCTGCATATCTATATTGTGCTTGCTTAACAGGTGTTTTGATACACTGCTGGTGTTGCCTCCACTGCTCCAACTTCGTTTTGTTGCACTTTACAGTGAGCGCTATTGTCGCTGACTCAAGTACCCAAACTTCAGAACATCTACTTCTCTCCACCATGACCTCTGCTGGTCATGGTgccaatgtgtgtatgtgcgcccAATGTGTGGTGCTATGCTCAATTTGGTGCCTTGTCTGCCCAGTTTTAAAGTGGGTGTAAGAATAGCAAATAGCTGGTTTAGGAATCACATGATTGGGTTTCATGCAAGATGGTCACATATACAATATTTCAAGCAACCATACTCAAAACAGGTGCTTGTTTCATTAACTAACttttcagatttaaacacaGCCAGTAAGGCTGACTACATTTCAGGtaatacttttcaaaacaaaattcaatatCCTGCGTCACTGTCAGCcatgtgctttttgttttcttctttgtgtatttctgtgacATCTCCACCGCCAACTCACCTACAAGTGCACCGCCATCATTTTTGACATTCAAAAAGAATGCAACAAGGAGAGAGCCCCTCCCTCGTAGACTGGGGAGCATAGAATACAAACATGTAACGTCAAACGTAATCGCCTGATGCCTTCGGCTTTGTCATCATTGGCGAACAGTTAGGAATTGGAAAATGCCCAGGAGCTTTTTTCGATACTGACCAATCAGGAACTGGTTCCAGTCTAATACTGGTTCTCAATACCCATCCATTGAAACCAGAGTACACAAATCAACCATCGAAGTCTTTTGGTTATATAACTCATTGTGAAGAACTGCTGTGCACATCTGGCCAATATATCATGTGGAGCTCAGATGTTATAATGGTTGTGTGAGAACGACGGCACAGTGTTGCCTTATTTATTTGTGTCTATGAAGTCTTTGCCTTGTGTTCCCCTCCGTCTTTGAGGTTGATCCTTTCCCCTCCAATATTTCTATCCCTCCCTCTATGCCTTAATAAGAACAGCTATGTGGCAGATGGAGCTTTACAATGAGGCGTTTGTGGAAATGTAATAGTCCCGAGGTGCAGAATGTCGCATGATGCTTTAATAAGttaacaaatatttaatatgtccttctgaagagagaaaatacaTGAATTATGCATATATCCAAACTGGCGTGTCATGCCCGCTGGAAAGTTAAGCTACAGACAGTggttgcattttaaaacactgaGACTTTCCCCGAAGTGTGTGATGAATGAACTTTGTTGGATGTGTGGAAATAGCTGACCAGTTATGACCAGGTTATCAACAATACATTGGAAGAATGAAGTATGGAAAGATGATTCAtaactctttgtgtgtgtgtgtgtgtgtgtgtgtgtgtgtgtgtgtgtgtgtgtgtgtgtgtgtgtgtgtgtgtgggtgtgtgtgtgggtgggtgcataTGTGGAgacatgagtttgtgtgtgtgtgcatctaccCATGGAAGCATCATGGCAGTCTTGTCTTGAGTTTATGTCCTTCTCTCGGTCCGAAGAACAGACCCATATCCAGAAAGAAATGATGGGGGGCACTAAAGATCCTACACTCTAAAAAATGATTCAGGGGGTTAGTAAGTTACACTCAAAATAAACAAGTCTCTCAgcataataaaatgcattttccgCCTTTACTTAAACTAGTGGGGTAATAACTTATTTTAACATGTCTGTCTcaactgaaaatgaataaaaatatccCAACTCATTTTTATATCAATTTGGAATTAATAATTTTGGCCTAGCTGAACAGCAGacagactttgtaaagtttctgaagaaattttgaatgtgcttgccaccctttcACGCGCCTGGCCATGTGGTAAACCAGCAAGCCCTATGCAatttgtaggttgtgtagtgttaCCGCTCTTGCcgaggtggggaattgaaccttGGTCTCCTGCACTGCAGTGCAGGCAGAGACATTATCCATTATCCTGTGCAGCTGGGGCTTGTGTGGtccagcatgagtgacagtggcgcTTGGGAGAGAATGTAGGCACTCTACTGAGTTTGCACAACATTTTGGTCACTGAGAAGTGCTGCATATAGCCTTGAGACCGGAGGGAAGATTTGCGTGGGCGGACTTTGTGGCTGTATCCTACAATTGACACCGCATGAGACTTTGATGGAAAAAGGCGACATTACAAGGTGAGTAACTCATTTTGGTTCACCCAATTCCAGCCGtacgcgcgcgtgtgcgtgcgtacGGCTGTGCTGAGTTTGAGGGCAGGCTGTGCCGGTTAAAGACGACATTACTTTTCAAAATTCGCTCCACTTTAGCACCTGCATGTTAAGTTGCAGTGGCAGCAGAACGCGTTTTGAACACGGGAGACAGGCGTCGGTTGTAGCTTATTCTAGAGGACCGTCACCAAGCTAACTTACTGGAGCACTGGTAATgacaaatcattttattaagGCGATTTACTGAAGGTAGTTATCGGTGTATTCTACCGGCGCCTTTTCCTTGTCTGCCCTGCGTTTAAAAACAGTTAATACTCATTCCAGGTTGATACCGGAGGTAACGTTACAGTTTTTCTGTGTTGGTCAAATTCTTTATTGTTAGCTGGAGTGAGTGCCGTTTGTATTAGGgttgtaaatttaaaaaaatataataatctgGGTAATGTAACTAacttaacgttagttaacgctATCAAAGTCTCCTCCACTTAACACCGTTGTAACATGGTGAAGGAATTCTGCAAACGCACGCGACGGTTAGCCAAGCTAATTCTATAGTTTGAGGTGTTTGAAGACAGCTTTGTGTCAGTGCCGTTTTCTTTGACCACTCTAACGTTACCGGTAAATATTCAACCCACACAGCTTTTGTGTGTTCATCAGTTTAGGCGGTTAACAGCGTATAGTGTAGGCGCCATTTTCTTTGGCTGCTACAACGCGAAGTGTACAAACGGTTAGCTTTATTTTCCACGCTGATACTGAAGGTACAGTTTTCTGTGTTCCTCAAGTTTGGGCAAGTCACGAAGTGCCATTTGTATTAGGCTAGTGAAACTGGGTGACGTTACATTTTTCAAACGGCGAAAGGCGACAGTGTGGATGATCTTTTATTGGGTTTGAGGAAGTTGCTTCACAGACGGCAGTTAGCCTAACTCATTGTCATTCTTTTGCATCCTTTTGAGACCACGGTTGAGTTAGCGACAAGACGTACACCAAgtcctaacattttttttagagATCTCTGGACGTTGTTAGCCAGAACTATTTGTATATGTAGattaaaaaagtaattataGTGCAGAAGCATCACATTTTGTGCACAGacgggatttttttcttttgttgcaaCCTTAAATGGGGAGCACAGCCAGCCTAGGTTACAGTACCTACACTGATTGCAGAACTTTGAATGCTGACAAACTGTCACAAGCTTTTGTGTTTCAGAATTCATTTAGATGTTGAGTGAGAAAAGCAGGGTTTTGTCTGTTTAAAATGAAGTGgaactgtaaaaaatgtaaatttgaaaCACCAAGAAGGGCTGATCTCTTGAAGCACTACAGACTTAGACATGGCCATGGTGGAGAATTTCTGCCATGTCTTTATTGGGAGTGTTACTGCTCATTTAAAACATGGGGCAGCCTGCGAACTCATCTGTCCAGAAACCATTCCTCACGAGAGTCAGCGATACAAAAAGGAATCTTGTCTTTTAAATGTCCATGTTGCACTTTAAGTACTATTTCCACAGAAAGAGAGTACTTTGAACACATTaaccatcatttaaaaaaacaagagacagtcacatgtgtttttgaaaactgttatttcaaaacaaacatttatggAACCTTTGCCTCTCACAGGAGCCGAAAACACACTTCGCATTCAGTGGATGACTACAAGGCTGAACTTGTACAAAGGTATGTCAATCCTCTCAATACAGGAGATGATCCTGCTTTTGAGGAAGATGATGAGAGTGCAGTGGGTGAAGATACTGCAGATAAGGAATTGCCTGACTTAATTGAAATGAGTATAGCCCACCTAATGCTGAAACTGGAAAGCATATTCAATGTACCCGGCAGGTGTATTGATGAGTTAGTGGAGGAACTACACTTTGTGTCTTGTTCAGCTTCAGGGCCTATCTTAAAAGAGATTTTACAGTCGTGTCTAAAGAAGCATAATTGTGCGGTTGATGATTTAGTGATTTCAGAGATGGTGACAGAGCTCTGTCAGTCCAACCCCATTAGTTTAGCTCTAGGTAGCAATGgccctctttcttcctcataCAAAAGAAGGCAGTATTTTAAGGAACACTTTTCTGTGGTGGAACCTGTTGAATATTTGCTTAGTGCCAAGGACCGGAGAACTTTTCAGTACATACCTATTCTGAAGTCATTACATGTGGTATTGAAGAAAAAAGAGATCCAGGATTCGCTAACCCACAGCTGTGAAACACACAGTAGCTCTGAAATCAAGTCATTTCATGATGGAACATATTTCAAAGCTAATACACTGTTAACAGAAAACAATCCAAACATTTCTCTTATTCTGTATATTGATGACTTTGAAGTTTGTAATCCATTAGGAActtccagaaaaaaacacaaaatcacgGCTGTATATTGGGTCTTAGCTAATGTGCCACCGTTGCTCAGGTCCTCACTGACTTCAATCTACTTAGCCATTCTTTGCAAGGCTGATGATATAAAACAGTTTGGATATAGTGTTGTGTTGGAGCCACTGCTAAAAGATATTGCCAGCCTAGAAGAGGACGGACTTTACATTCCTTCCTTAGGCAAACGACTCAAAGGTactgtgttctgtgttgttgCAGACAACCTTGGTGCCCACTCTATTGGAGGATTTGTGGAAAGTTTCTCTAGTTCACATGTCTGCAGGTTCTGTGTCGGTGAACGGTCGCAGTTTCAAGTAAGTGAAGTTAGATCTGGAGCATTTTGTCCTAggacacaacaacagcacagagtGCATGTTCAAACTGCACTGGACAATACAAATCAATCTCATTGTTTTGGAGTAAAGAAACAGTGCCCACTGACTGACaaactaaaacattttgatgtctTATCTGGCTATCCGCCAGATATGTTACATGACCTTTTTGAGGGTATTGTACCTTTTGAAGTAGCGCTGTGCCTGAATGTCTTAATCAAAGGTAAATATTTCACTCTGGAAGAATTGAACAGATCACTCAAAGAGTTCCCATACAGGTGGGCAGATAAAACAGATGCACCACAAACAGTTCCACTAAATTTTActacaaaaaaaactgttggtGGGAACGCCCATGAAAATTGGTCTTTGCTTCGCTTCCTTCCCTTCCTAGTCGGaacaaaaataccagaaaatgagCCAGCATGGCAAGTCCTTCTGAACCTGAAGGACATTGTTGAACTTGTCCTGTCCTCAGTTCACACAGAGGAAACTATCTGTTTCTTAGACAGCAAGATTTCTGAACATCGGCACAGGTTCCAGGATGTTTTCCCTCAGGAAAAACTAACTCCGAAGCATCATTTTCTAGAGCATTATCCCCAGCTGATAAAGGCTTTTGGTCCACTCGTATCATTGTGGACTATGCGCTTTGAAGCTAAGCATAGCTTCTTTAAGCGTGTTGTTAGGCACACCCACTGCTTTCGCAACattctgctgtctctctcagtgaAGCATCAGTTAATGGTTGCATACCATCAACATGGCAATAAACCTGTCCAACCTTCTTTGCAGGTAGCAAAACTGTCAGTGGTTGATGTGACTGTGCTGAGGGAAGACATTAAAAAGGCACTGGACACAAAATTCCCaggtgagtcacatgtccagatGGCAAacacagtgtgttacagtggcACCAGTTACTCTTCTGGAATGATACTGCCACATGGATCGACAGGTGGACTCCCAGATTTTGGAGAGCTAATTCACATAGCTATTGTAAAAGGAAAACCTGCTTTCATTCTGAAATGTTTAAATGCTTGGTACATTGAACACCTTAGAGGCTATGagcttgaaaaaacaaattttgtgaAAGTTGTTGAACCAAATGAGTTGTCTGACATCTTCCCATTAGCAGCCTACACTGTTGCAGGTAGGCGAATGGTGACCCTGAAGCGTTACATTCACTTACTGTAGAGAGCAAATTGGTCAAGTTATTGTATCTTTGGTATGTCTGACTTCATAGGCGGagtcatcaaaaacaaaacaagacttGTTATGTTTCTAAGATTAGTTTGGCTATGAATAAAATGTATAGGCTTTTTACATAAATTTGCCTGGAATAgtctgttttcagatttttacaGTTGAACTTCTTATACTTGtagtagtgtagtgtagtagtGCTGGACCCATTTTGTAGCCGCCTTAGAGTGGATGCAGTAGTTCTGATAGGAGCAAATGTAACACAGTTATAACACTTGCGCAACCAAACTGTGACCATGTCACTGTGGTGGTATGAACCCTTTGCCCTTTGGTCTTTATAGTTCACTCACAGTTGGCCATACTTTTTGTATTGACTTCTGCACTGTTCAAGATGAGACAGGGATAGCACATTACGAGGCAGGCAATAAAATATCAAGAGGCGTTCCAAAGCTAGGAGTTTGGGATGGTAaatatgcaatatgcaaaatGTTAACGGTGGGTTCTGCAAAAGTAAAGGCATTGACAGAAAGCTTGAACTCTTCTGGTGCTTAATGATGCTTAATCAGTATTACTAagataatgaaaaatacaaggCGCAAACGGCAGATAACTACCAGGTGTAACAGCttgtataatttttttgtaGCCTTGTTTCTGCCTTATAAATGATATAAATCACTTGTTTAAGATGTTTTTCTATTCCTCACACCACCATAAAACTAGACATGTAGTAACATAGCAGTGCTGTATAACTCTTCAGATCTTGTAATATTATTGGAAATCTAGAGAGTACAAAATGTgtatagtgtgtatgtgtatatatatatatatatatatatatatatatatatatatatatatatatatatatgtatacacacacacacacacacacaccactttgtcTCAAACTTGAATGATGTCTTTGCTCTTTCAGATACTACAATGTCTCAACTTGTCAAACTTCGGGTCATACTTGAAGATCATGACATTCGTAAACTGGAGTTAGCCCAAGGAGTCCCAGGGACTGTGAATGAACTTGAGTGTATTGTGAGAGAGACATTTGGGATCAACCAGAGATTTTCTTTGCATTACAAAGATCTTGATTTTGGAGaggaatttttttctctcacctccACAGGTGACATCAAGGACAAGGATACCATTAAAGTGGTTCACATTGTTGATCCTCCAGTAATTACTCTGAATTTTACTGATGTGGGCAGCTCCACTCCAAACTGTTCGGCGTCCTCTATCCATGACTCGGAGACTGCTGGCAGTTCTTGGAATGACACTTCTTCGGTTGCATCCCAGGATACACTGATTCTGTCATCACCTGAACACACAGCTCAGCGATCACAGGGTTGGCCTACTGAATTTCCAGTACCTCGCTTTGCCTATGACACGGAGCTTGTGCTTGCATCAGGAAATGAAACCTTCAAGAAGAATGGAGTTTTGCTCAACTTTACTGCAGTCCTTCCAGATATCTTAGAGAAATTGGCAGAATGCATCTTTCAGTATGTAGCGTATCCTTCAAGTGCGCAGTTGTCTTTCGTGGCTGAGGCACTAGTTCAGAAGCATCCTTGCCTCAGAGAACCAGGATCATTTAATGGATGCTATGGGTGGCAACAGagactgaaatataaaatggGCAATTACAGATCCAAACTTCGAGGGCTTGGATGTCCTGAACTGGAGGTGAACTCTCTGAAAAAGAAGCGACCACACGAGAAGGCACCTGCAAAGAATATCAAAAAGGCAAGAAAGGCAGAAGTGAACTACTTACCACCACACCCACAAGGAGAAACGGAGGAATGTTTGGAACAAGAACGAGTGGAACTCCTTAATGAAGTGAAGAAGAGGAATAACTGGCAGATCATCAATGAGAAAATGGCGAAGACATTCTCCATTCGCAGGCAGGAGGTTGTCAACGGAGAACCACCCATCAGGGAATTCAGGGACCGTTGGCCTGCTCTTTTTGATGCAAAACAGGTATAGTGGTCTACAAAACTAATACTGAGCATATAGCCTTTTCTTTTCAAGTTAAACATGCTTTTGAACAttcatggggggggggggtaagtTTTGAGTGTTATTTTTCTAGATATGAAAGTCTAATTTTGACATTTCTCTAATTGCATGTCcctttttgtgcttttatttcccATACAGATCAATGAAGAGTTTAAACGGATCACCACAGTCAACCTTGAGTCAACCTTTATGGCAAAACTTGATCAGTACCTCCCAAGAATAATGTCTTTGGTATCTTCGCGGGGAGGAGCTGCAAAAATGAAGATCCAAAACATCAAGAACATACTGCTTGAGGTATGAATCTTTTTGCTGTTAATTAGAAAAGAAGGGACACCCACAAACTGTACACTTAagcaaaataatatatatttaattctCATAACGTTTCGGTCAGAGACCTTCATCAGGTATGTACATACAAATGGAATCAGGCCAATCATTATTGCTTGTGAGCAGAAGTGACAGGACAGACCTTGTGGCTCAGAGTGGACTCCATCACAACATCACTTTATCAGAAAACATCAGTTTACCTGAATCCATACTACACATCATTAAAATatctgtattttcattattaaaatatatatatatatatatatatattttagttaaattgatgttttttgatAAATTGATCTTATTATGAATTATAGGAGTCCACTCTGAGCCACAAGGTGTCTCCTGTCATTTCTGATAGCAAGCAAACAATGATTAGCCACTGTGTACCCTACTTTTGTATATAAAGACCCGGATTCCATTTGTCTGTATACACCTGATGAAGGTCTTTGACCGAAATGTTGTGCAAATTATTaaatatagtctttattgtgaAAGTGTAGACAGTGTGTGGGTGTTCCTTCCACTCCACCTACACACCTGTCAAATAGATGCTTAAAGTGTGCCAGAGATTTTTGTGTACCTGTTGCTGTTTAATTTAAACTGGTGATATTTGACTTGTCAGCTCCTTCCCTATTGCATGAATTTGGAGTGCTCCTCTCTGAAATGATTGAACTTGAAATTTAGAGGAAAAGTATTTAAGGATGAGGGTTTGGGCTTCATCATTTACACTTTTTTCCAGCCTTCTTACCCAGGGAcctactttgtttctgtatcactcCACAATAGCTCTCCTCAGAATTGCTTGTTTACAGTCTTGGTAGTTGCAGCTATATGGAAGTCATATGGCAGAGCAGATCTaagaaatttttcattttcttttcagggTGATACAGTTGAAAGACGGAGAGAGGTTGCCATCCGCTGCCTGGTCGTGTATCTcggggaaaaggaaaaggatcTTGTTGAGGAATACTTGGTAGGCAACACTAAATCATCAGATCTTCACCCTTTACAagttgtgttctttttttttaaactttttttttttttttttttttttttggataccAGCATCAGAAAAGCTATgctctgatttgtttttatttttcttcgaTCAAAATTTTATACTGCTTCAATAACATTTAAGATATTGACATTAAGCCTAAAACACTATTAAGAttatatgtttgtatttttccaagTGAGCTACCCCTTTTATTGTTTGCTTGCTCCTGCAAAGCAACACATTACAGACTACACATTACATTATAAAATCTACTCTTACtctaaaaaaattcaaaaaaaaatctaaacattttgatttgaatgagtgaatgatactttactgatcctttgcaggaaattacaagTGATTttggttttatgtaaatatttaaaacaagattttttttgacacacatttacaaatatTCAGAAGAAGCAGATAGCAGGCAAGGACCCAGATACACCTATCCTGCCTTGAGCCTATAAAGTTGTAAAGGCGGTGATGTCGTCATTAACCCTTGCTAGGTTGCAGGCTCTGTTCCTTACATTTTCTAGAAATGCTTTTGTTGCAGACATTATTTAGCTGTTGGGCTGATGTagttttaaaagtaaaataattccacacatctgacattttaacattaatCTTCTATCCTCAGCATTGTTTATGGATGAATTTGGTGTAAAATAACTGGGCTGCGGCAAGCAAGAAGTGGTAGATTTAGCCACTTTTTGCAGACAGCAGAGTTCGGAGGAGTCTTCCATATAACTAAGTTAACTCATTTCGATTTCTGTGCTTCTGACTTTAAAAGGATGGCGAAGGGCAGTATGGAGATGTCACCAACCAAGTGATGAAGATAGTTGTCACCAGAGAGGCTACAGCATCTGATCCAGCCAGCGCAACCATCGTGATGGAGGGAACAGAGGTCCTGAGGGGCGTGGATGTAGCAAGAGGCTGTGCCTTGTTGATGGGTCTGATATACGCACTCAATCTGAGCTACCCAAAAGAACTGAAACACACCTTCGAGGTATTTCAAAAGATACTCCTTGAACTGGATGGCCTGAAAGCCAGCCCTAAAGTCATGTCGCTTAAAAACAAGCTGCTGTCATCAAATGAGTGAACACTGGGCATCTGGCAAGACTGTACTGTGAAATGTATTGACACAGCGGTAAGCATATATGTGAAATTTCATTtcaggtgaactatccctttagtTTGTTGTATACTGTGTTCCTAAGTGGTTCAGTTTTTCTTCTGATGTTAACTTCTTGCTGAGGTGAAATAGCAGTCATATGTTCACAGTATCATGTCTAATTGCACAGATGTAAACAGGCTCTATGTTCCAGGTAGCACTTAGTGTGTGACATGTTTTATATTGATGCAAAGCCTGCATTGTCTCTTGGTAGGTTTCCGCCATTGttaaattcaaaacaaatgataaacatGGTTTTATTTTGGTTGTCATTTCAactatttaaaagaaaaagtttaCAGCACTCTCacttaaaaatattttggttaatttaacagttttttttttttactttttatctgAAATTGTATTGAAATggagcacattttatttttatatgtttttattttatttaaacatacagATAAAAGTGAGAGGTGTCCATGTTCATGCACATTTGAAAGTATGTGCATTTGAAAGGATGTGCAAAGGATGTGCAATGGTTTGAAAATAAAAGGTGGAGTTGCCAGTTGAAATTGCCTTTTAATTGACTTGAGTGAAGaataactaaaaataactaataatCAATGTATTACTGATGCTAAatttaattgattgtataagaAGTgcaatcataatcataattatgCTATATTAATAATGTAACAGTAATGATTTATCTATAACTTGCATGGGGATTTTTAAGTAGCATGGGGATAAAATAAATGGCCTTTGCAGCTAAATTTACAACATTATCTACACAATTCTGAATTCAGTAAATTAAGTTACttcaatttaattttgcttACAGATGTTAAAGAAAATCATGTTAGTAGTACTAGCATAATTGTGTCAGTCTGACAATTTGAGGCTTGTTGGATATACTTAAATTAAACTCTCATTGGCATTACTTAAAAAGATGCATGCAAATTGTTACCTCAATTTTTTTAAGTTAAgccagtacatttttttttagagtgtatctatctatctatctatctatctatctgtctgtctgtctatctatctgtctatctatctgcctgtctgtctgtgtctctctgcctgcctgtctgtctgtacagatagatagatagatagatagacagatagatagacagacagacagtaacgtGCGGTGGGGTCCTTGGCAGAcagcacctgctgaggcagattcagcacctgTAAGACTTctcacggagatgtgcggctataacttttttcttgttattaatgcgttaatgttatcagttattaattagcctattcatcgttattaatttgtttagtctatatgggtttcctaggccattcatttttttccatctgtacattgaaatgaacatttaataaattacaacatgattacaacatgattgagctagcaaagcagtaagcagttttgtgttgctatgtgtggtatttattcaattttggggaatcacgatgtctagaaaacatgataagctcaagttggctggctgacaaggactggTTAAGTtaagatctcatgtatttccactgaaacggagagaatactagcaaaaaagttttatattttgagagcgaaatgcccacagtatgaatacattttgattatagatgttattttgttggtaatagttctacaatcgcattattacaaataataaaaacagtgatcacGCCAGCATGGCCTGTATCATGTATTACATAGCGGttcacattcacctgctgcatctcaacAGGATTTACTCAGCAGTCTCAACAGGGTTTACCTAACAGTCACGTCACGCCAATCAATAGATTCACCTGTatctctcaacaacacaggatttgcagcatttgaaaaataaagaacaataatgAACAATACAATCAGCAAAATATCCATTCGATAATATCCATCCAAATTGATCAACCAATGCATCTGTACCacacgtgagagagagagagagagagagagagagagagagagagcagacggACCAAAACACCTTAGCTAGCCAAGCTCTCAGTCAGTGCACTCTGTAGCAAAGTAGATAAACATAGCCTAACCTTCTGCCTGGAAGCTAGCAGGTCAGGTCAGGGTATGAAGAAGTATGTAATCCCACCTCGAGCTTCATTGTCTTTTCAGCCACGCAGTCATTTTATAGCTAACGTTAGACATAGTGTAGCTTTGTGGTGTCTGTAGCTACTAGCTAGTTAGCAGACAGGAAACTAAAGGAAGTCCAGACCGTCACTGTAATCTTGCGTTATAGCCAACCGACTTCAAATGTTTCTTCCCTGCCTCTTTAGGGCTCACTCACGGCTAAGCGGCCGGCATTGTTCTCgctaaaataatttcaaaattgtTTGGCATCCATAGCCTATTTGTATTATGTATTTCACTCcgatcaagttttttttaac
This DNA window, taken from Myripristis murdjan chromosome 3, fMyrMur1.1, whole genome shotgun sequence, encodes the following:
- the LOC115354162 gene encoding uncharacterized protein LOC115354162; translated protein: MGNYRSKLRGLGCPELEVNSLKKKRPHEKAPAKNIKKARKAEVNYLPPHPQGETEECLEQERVELLNEVKKRNNWQIINEKMAKTFSIRRQEVVNGEPPIREFRDRWPALFDAKQINEEFKRITTVNLESTFMAKLDQYLPRIMSLVSSRGGAAKMKIQNIKNILLEGDTVERRREVAIRCLVVYLGEKEKDLVEEYLDGEGQYGDVTNQVMKIVVTREATASDPASATIVMEGTEVLRGVDVARGCALLMGLIYALNLSYPKELKHTFEVFQKILLELDGLKASPKVMSLKNKLLSSNE